The nucleotide sequence CGCAGTAAATCCCCCAGGCTGGCAAAATCCGCGTTTTCGCACCTGTAAGGCTCATCGAGCCAGGAGCCGTCCCGATGCAAATGACCACCGCCCTTCTGATCGCCAACCCGTGCGACGACGAAGAAGACAACATGGCCATGCTGTGCTGCCACAGCCTGCAGGGCGAAATGTTCCTGATGACCCGCTACCCCGATGAAGACGCGCTGGAAATCGCCCTGGACGGCGAGCCGTCGACACTGGACGGCGTCAAGGTCACCCTCAGCCCGACCCGCTTGCTGATTGAAATTGCGGCGGCGGATGCCGATGCTCTGAATGGGGATGATGTGCTGGAGATCAGCCATGACACTGATGCGGCGGATTTGGCTGAGGTGGAATTAACGTTGCGGAATATTCTCAAGGGGACGGGGACTTATATCAGTCAGCTTTGATGTCAGCGGTGGCGGCGGTGCCTGGGAGGGCACCTCGCGGGCTAAGCCGTCTCTACCTGTTTCCCCATTTTGCCAGGCCGCTAACCCTCCCCCGAAAAACATAAACACCCAAACCCTATGAAATAGAAAAGCAAAAGCGACAATTTATCAAAAACGCAGATTCCTACATCTCCATCCTACCGAGCGCCAAGAACAAACCTACTTCAGCATCGGAAGTTGCACCATAGCCTGCCCAAGAGCCTACTGCTATTAATTACTCACTTGCGAAAAAGCACGCAAGTTAGGTGATCGCTTCGCGACACTAAACAACCTAAAAAGGAGTAATTGACATGGGTAACAAACGCTCTGAAATAAATACCTTCGATGGCCTGTCTCATGCACTGGGCTTCGCCAAAGGTCTTCTAGTAACCGAAGCCAACTTTTTCGCCTCACTGACCCATTAAGTCAGTGACCGATTAAGTCCAGCAAGAGGGTGCCGAAAGGTTTTTTCTTTCGGCACCCATAAAAACAGGGAGGGTCCCATGTCCGAACGCGAGTTAACATCCGCCGAAGCGCTATTCAATATCATGTCCACCATTCACATGCTGGGATTCAGCGCAACAGCACAATACACCACGCCATCCAAACTAGTGGCAACAGCCGAACTTTTTGACCGCGATAACAATCTCATCGAATCGGGTGCGGGCAAGGGCTCGGACTCACTCATAGGTGCGCTGGCAGAAAGCATTGAGCACTTCAGCACCTTTCATCCCTCTGCTGAGGATCCAACGTGGTATCAATCCGAGCTAATTGCCAATCAAAAAATGGTCGAAAAGGATGGTCTCTTCACTAGTTTGCCGCGTAGTCAGGAGCCAATTGAATGTTACAGGTTGACATCGCTAAGCGAAGATAAAGAGCTATTTGCTCCATGCGCTCTGCTTTGCCCTGGCGCAGCACAAAATATTTGCGAAGGCGACAGTGCTGCACTGCAATTTCTATCCCGCTACTCATCCAATTCAGGAATCGCTTATGGCTGTACAAAGAATGAGGCGCTACTCCATGGCACTCAGGAAGTCATAGAAAGACATATCCTTTCTCTCTTTTTTATGGCCGTCTGCGGGCTCGGTCCAAAAATCCAGTTATACGCCCCTTCTAGAGCACTACTTGAAACAGCGTTGCTAAACCACCCCTCCGCTCTAGAGGCTTCGGGTGGGCTACAGATCGTTATTATCAAGGACGTGCTATCTGTTTACTTCGCAGTGGCGTTTCCCAAAGGGGGTCCAGGGGTCTATCACCTGTCACCGATTGGCGCGGGTTGTTCGCTGAACATCCATACCGCCATTCAGAGAGCAGTTACCGAACAGTTCCAGTCCGAGGAGCTGTATGGCGCCACCGAAGAATTGGTAGACAGTAAAACCTTAGACCTTCTGTCGCAATCAAACCACCTGAAAAACCTAATTGACTTTGCGCCTGTGAGGAGTTTGAGACTCCCTATACTCGACTGCCCTTTACACGACCACGTCGAAACCGTCCCATCTCAACTACATACCCTGCAGAAAACGCTGTCAAAAGTCGGTAAAAAAATATTCCACCGAACCGTATCCCACTTCTCAGATCGCAGCATCGTCACTCAAATTTACGTCCCAGGATCCGAGCGTTTCAATATCATTCGGAACGGGCGCTTGGTTGTACCCCAACACGTGTTACTCGGTTGAACTATCGCGAGACCAACCAGGAGCGAGCGAATGAACACCATTCAAGCAATGATCAAAAGCGCCTACAAAAAACATCCAGCACTACTGGTATCGACCATCGCAACAATCATAGCGCTCAAACTCATTGTGCTCGCCCCGCCATTGCTGCTTGGAATCATCATCGACTCCTTACACGATGCCCCATATGTAGCCCCCACCACGCTGTTCGCACTGACGTCTGGCCTGATTGTCGCCGGTTGCATTCACGCCATTATCAGTCCATTGCAAATCCATTTCCTATCCAGACTGGTCCAGCACATCGTCATGACCGCCTCTATTGACTGGATCACGAGCCTCATGCGCAAAGAGTTTGCATTATTCCATACGTGGAGAATCGGTCATTTCATAAAATCAGTAGAGCGTGGCATCACTGCCCACGAGAGGTTGCTGACATTCCTTGCTACCGTCGGCCTTCCCGTGTGCCTGGAATTCATAATCGTTGGTGGCGCTTTCTTTTACTTGGGAGGGAGCGAGATTTTTCTAGGCATGACCGGGCTCGGAATTGTTTATTTGATTGTCACTTACAAAATCATCAATTGGCGCAGGAAACACATTGATGTAGTCAATGAACAGGAGGACGAATTGAGCGCTCAACTGTACAGCACACTCAATGCCGGCAAAGCAATAAAGCTGGAACGCGCCGAGCCTACGGCAATACAACCATTGAATGACGCCTTCAAACTCTACGCCAGCGCCACGGTGACAGCGGCGTCCTCTGGCGGTCTGTTGAGCACCGCTAAGATTCTGTTCATAAGCCTTTCCACGGGCGGATTGCTCAGTTGGGGAGTCATGGATCAACTGTCAAGCCAACCCCATATCAGCGTAGGGCAATTAGTCGCCATCTTTTCCATTGCTGGAAGCTATTTGCTCAATATCGCCACCCTGACCGAAGGCTATCGCGTCATGGATCAGTTCCTTGCAGATCAGTGTCAATTTCAGAGTTTGCTATCGCTGCCGGATTTCGATCATTGCAAACGACAAACCAACCTCGACTTTCAACGCGCTTCAATACTGAAACTCGCCCGATGCGCTGTGACCGAAAAAGGAGCACTTCATCTGTCCGTCAAAAGATCCTTAACATTTTCTCAAGATCAATCGGTGGCCATCACGGGCCCAAGCGGCGCGGGGAAATCCACTCTTCTGGAAATACTGGCCGGGCTTGATGAATCGACCCGAGATCAACTGAGCATCGACGCCACATCGGTTTCAATGTTAACCCCTCAAGCACACCTGGATGCCGTGAGGTACTGTCCTCAACAACCGCGGTTTCTGGAGGGCTTTTTTGAAAGATCAGTGCTGTTTGGGAGCAGGGTATCGCCATTTCTGGACCAAGCCATACGGCGCCTGCAACTCGAGGACCTGATCGCACAGCGGCACATCAGCGAAAATGCAGCGAATATTTCCGGCGGCGAAGCCAAACGCCTGTCACTGCTGCGCTTGATCAACAAACCTGGGAAATTCAATCTGTTTGACGAACCCAGTGCCTCGATCGAACCCCGCTTGACCGCCCCCCTCTGGGATCTGT is from Pseudomonas sp. B21-056 and encodes:
- a CDS encoding YcaO-like family protein, producing the protein MSERELTSAEALFNIMSTIHMLGFSATAQYTTPSKLVATAELFDRDNNLIESGAGKGSDSLIGALAESIEHFSTFHPSAEDPTWYQSELIANQKMVEKDGLFTSLPRSQEPIECYRLTSLSEDKELFAPCALLCPGAAQNICEGDSAALQFLSRYSSNSGIAYGCTKNEALLHGTQEVIERHILSLFFMAVCGLGPKIQLYAPSRALLETALLNHPSALEASGGLQIVIIKDVLSVYFAVAFPKGGPGVYHLSPIGAGCSLNIHTAIQRAVTEQFQSEELYGATEELVDSKTLDLLSQSNHLKNLIDFAPVRSLRLPILDCPLHDHVETVPSQLHTLQKTLSKVGKKIFHRTVSHFSDRSIVTQIYVPGSERFNIIRNGRLVVPQHVLLG
- a CDS encoding ATP-binding cassette domain-containing protein produces the protein MNTIQAMIKSAYKKHPALLVSTIATIIALKLIVLAPPLLLGIIIDSLHDAPYVAPTTLFALTSGLIVAGCIHAIISPLQIHFLSRLVQHIVMTASIDWITSLMRKEFALFHTWRIGHFIKSVERGITAHERLLTFLATVGLPVCLEFIIVGGAFFYLGGSEIFLGMTGLGIVYLIVTYKIINWRRKHIDVVNEQEDELSAQLYSTLNAGKAIKLERAEPTAIQPLNDAFKLYASATVTAASSGGLLSTAKILFISLSTGGLLSWGVMDQLSSQPHISVGQLVAIFSIAGSYLLNIATLTEGYRVMDQFLADQCQFQSLLSLPDFDHCKRQTNLDFQRASILKLARCAVTEKGALHLSVKRSLTFSQDQSVAITGPSGAGKSTLLEILAGLDESTRDQLSIDATSVSMLTPQAHLDAVRYCPQQPRFLEGFFERSVLFGSRVSPFLDQAIRRLQLEDLIAQRHISENAANISGGEAKRLSLLRLINKPGKFNLFDEPSASIEPRLTAPLWDLLFDVFADRGLICVTHDVDHLHRFDRVIVMDGGAIVDDGPWPELVSRPAVKLLLDEIRH